The following DNA comes from Hahella chejuensis KCTC 2396.
CTTTGGGGCAGAAGCCGGCGATTTTAGGGAGCGGCCTGGTTTACCTTGAACGCTTGCCGTCCAGTTTGGTGGAAAACGCTTCTGTACAGGAGCCTGAATGGGCCCCACGCGCTGCTGCGATGGCTGAAATGGCGGTGTCGATGTTTGAGGCGGGGCGGGTAGTATCCGCCATCGAAGCCCAGCCTATTTATTTACGTGATGAAGTGGCCTGGAAAAAACTTCCCGGGCGCTAAAAGCCGTTAGTTTCTCTTTCTGTTTACCTCTCCAAACTTTCACGAATGTCGCGCTTGACGTCGACCTCGACAAGTGGAACTTTAAGGGGCTTTTTTGTGCTTAATTTTTTTATGGGAACATTTTTAGATGACTTGGCTTGAAATCGTTGTTTTGGCGCTGATCCAGGGGCTGACGGAGTTTCTTCCTATTTCCAGTTCCGCGCATTTGATTCTTCCCTCTGAGGTTTGGGGTTGGCAGGATCAGGGGCTGGCGTTTGACGTAGCTGTTCATGTCGGCACTTTGCTGGCGGTTATGGTTTATTTTCGCGCTGATATTTTCAATTTGCTCAATGGATGGATTAAGCAGATTACTGGCGGCGGAGCATCACAAGAGTCGCGTCTTGCCTGGGCGGTTATTCTCGGCACTATACCTGCTTGCGTGGCGGGATTGTTGCTGGACAGTTGGATAGAAGAGAACCTGCGCTCAGCGTTGGTTATCGCCCTGACGACAATAGGTTTCGGGGTGTTGTTGGGGATGGCTGACCGCAAAGAAGGAACTCGCGATATTGATCAGTTTACTCTGAAAGACGCGTTGATTATTGGCGTCTCACAAGCATTGGCGTTGATTCCGGGTACTTCGCGTTCTGGCATTACCATGACGTCGGCCTTATTTCTGGGATTGAATAGGGACACTGCGGCCCGTTTCTCTTTCCTGCTGTCTATCCCTTTGATCGCCGCAGCCGGGCTGTTTAAAGGGCTGGAGTTGGCGGATACCGGGACCAGCTCGCAATGGTCGGAGATTGCCGGTGCGACACTTATTTCAGCCGTCAGCGCCTATGCCTGTATTCACTTATTTTTAAAATTTTTACAGAAGATAGGTTTCATGCCATTCGTAATCTATCGCATGCTATTAGGCGCAGGCCTGCTGGTCTGGTTGTATGTAGCCTAAGTTGGGCGCCCGTATTTGTGCGGGCCGCCACTAACGGCTGTAGCGGGGCGGTCTATACTTTAAAGACCGTCCTGGCAATCTGCACGGAGCCTTGCTAATTGAGCGTCTCTATAATTGACATGGACCGGGCGTTAGTCGCCGGAAGGATGGCTGCATGATTGGCGGAGTCGGCTCCTCGCTGCCGTTACTGCCCACTATTAAGCGCAATGATGGACCAACTGTCAGCGATGCAAATGCGTCGCCTCGTGATGAGTCACAGCGTCGCAGTGTCGAACAGGCGCTTCCTGTGGAAGAAGCGCAGCAGACCAGAACGCAGGAAAGTATTCCTTTTCGTCGTGTTAACGCCAATAATTCCGCTGAGCAAACACAGCTGCAACGGAAGCCCGAGCCGGATGATGTCTCTCTTGCCGCGCAACAGGCTATACAAACCTATCAGTCTACCGCCAATAATGCGCCTCGTGATGGCGTTGATAGCTTGGTAAGCATAGATTTGTTCGTTTAAAGTCCTACTCAAATACCCTTCTTTTCTTTCTTCTATGGATATTTCGCCATGATTTCTTATGACGATCAGGTGTTGGTGAGCTATAGCAATCAGCGCTGGGAGGAGGCTGAAGCGTTTTCCTCTCAGTTCGGTTTGCGCCTTGTCGCTTTGGAGGCATTGCCGGCCAAAAGCGACAGGGCTGTGTACTTGCTCAACTTCTCCGACACGAGGGTTGAGTTGGTCAACTGGCGCGAGCAGGCGCCGGGGCCGGTATTTGTGGACTTTGTCGAAGGTGCGCTAGCCTATCGGCGCGAGCATGGCGGCGGCCGAGGTGAAATGGTGGCCAAGTCTGTCGGGCTGAAAGGCGAAGTAAAATGCCTGAATGTGCTGGACGCTACAGCGGGCTTGGGAAGGGATGCCTATGTGCTGGCGGCGCTGGGGTGTCATGTAGTGATGTACGAACGTAATCCGTTGGTGCACGCTCTATTGGCGGATGGTTTGCGTCGTGCGCTAGAGTGTGCTGACGCTGCGTCAGTGGTCTCGCGTATGACGCTGCATCTGGGAGAGGCCTTTAATACATTTCCTGATGGGATAGATGTAGTTTACCTCGACCCTATGTTTCCTGAGCGTCGCAAGAGTAGCGCTGTGAAGAAAGAAATGCAGGCGTTTAAGGATATTGTCGGCGCTGATCCTGATGCGGACGAGCTATTGGCGGCGGCCTTGCGGCAGGAAGTTAAGCGAATAGTGGTTAAGCGACCAAAGGGGGCTCCGTGTTTGTTGGGGCGTGAGCCAAGTTTTACTGTGACGGGAAAAAGCGGTCGGTTCGATGTTTACGCGCTACGTAAGTTGACCGGTGGGTAGCCTCAACCGGTTGTAGCCGCGCAACGGCGCACTGCGTCTGGATAAAATAACTGATCCGAATTCTATTTAGCGCCTTTTTGAGGCGCGGTTCCGCCGTTGCGTCAGCGGATTTTTACGATTGCCGATTCGATAAATGGGCTTCGTAATACTTCAATGACTTTTAGTTGTTGCTTGGGATAATTACGTCTTCGTCAAATTGATTTTCCATGATTCCCCTCCTTATTAAGGACTGGTTAAATATAGTCCAATTATCCACAAAACAAGTTAGGTAGAGTTACCTATCTATACTAATGTACTAATTATCAACCCCTGTTTATCCCCACTGATTACAGCATGTTAACGATCTATTCCAAGTTATTTTGTATATGCTTTTTGCGCTCTAACTTGTATCAAACCGTCGCTGCAGGCGAAAAATATTTATGAGCCTATTGGATTTGTTGTTGGGCCTGCTGGCGAATCTTGCGTGGGGATTTAATTTTATTGCAGGTAAGGAGGGCGCCCAACACTTTCAACCTCTATTGTTTACCGCTTTGCGTTTCGCCATTTTGCTGGCGTTGACGGCGCCATGGTTGAAGCCGGCGAAGGGGTATATGAAGCCGTTGCTGTCGGTTGCATTTGTATTGGGCGTATTACACTTCAGTATGATGTTCCTGGGACTTAACGCAGGAGGGAATATTGCTTCGGTCGCGATTGCCACACAGCTTTATGTTCCGTTCTCAGCCATCCTGGCGGCGGCGATATTAAAAGAAAGTATTGGGTGGATTAAAGGAGGGGCGATTGTTCTTGCTTTAGCCGGGGTATTCATAATTGGGTTTGACCCAGTCGTCTTTAACCATCTGGATGCTTTGGCTTGGGTGGTGGGCGCCGCTGCGAGCATGGCGGTTGCGACCATATTGATGAAGCAGTGTCCGACGTTAGGAGTTATGCGGCTGCAGGCATGGATTGCTCTGGTGGCTACTCCGTCGCTGCTGGCGTTGTCTTATATATTTGAGGACGGCCAGTGGTCGCTTTTGGTTCAAAGTGAATGGAGTGACTACTGGGCTCCACTTTATTCGGCTGTGGCGGCGTCTATTATTGGTCATGGCATTGTGTATCGTTTGCTTGGGCGTTACAGCGTTTCATTAGTTACTCCGATGATGTTGCTGGCCCCGATATTTGCGATGGTGTTTGGAGTAGTGTGGTTTGGGGATGTGTTGACCTGGAAGTTGTCCCTCGGCGGCGCGTTAACGTTGTTGGGAGTGGTTATCATTAATATACCCAGGGAACAGTTGCGGCGAGTAATGCACTTGCTGGCTGGTAAAAGAGGGGCTTCGGTCTAAGCTTTCTAAAAAATAGAATTTTCCGTCTCAAATTTATCGATATTTATACGAAAAAATTGGGATTAGACTACGGCAATTGATGATGGGAGCTGCTTAAGATGTGGAAAAATACGCAACAAAATTATGGGCTTATAGCAATTCTGCTGCACTGGCTGGTTGCGCTTGTTGTTTTCGGTTTATTCGGACTGGGGCTCTATATGACAGACCTGTCTTATTACGACGCCTGGTATCAAAAAGCTCCTTTCATTCATAAAAGCATCGGTATGTTGCTGCTGTTTGTCATTGTATTCAGATTGGTTTGGCGGTTTATCAATGTGCGCCCTGAACCAGAACCTTCACTGAGCCGTATCGAAAAGGTCGCCAGTGAATGGGCGCATCGTCTGCTGTACTTGTTGTTGATCGCCACCATGATCGCCGGATATCTCATTTCCACTGCTGATGGGCGCGGCATTGATGTGTTCGGATGGTTTGAAATTCCTGCTTTGCTCCCTCCTGTGAAAGGGATGGAGGATATTGCCGGTGAAGTTCACGAATGGTTGGCGTGGACATTGGTGGGGTTAGCCGTACTGCATGCATTGGCGGCTATCAAACACCATGTGATAGATAAAGATAAAACTCTGATGAGGATGTTTTCACCTAAATAGCCGCCAGTGCTGTCGGCGGGTTATTTAAACCGATACGTTTTAACTTAGATCCAAGGAGATAAACAGTAATGAAGAAGAGCATCGTTGGCGCTGTATTGGGCGTTATGTTGACTGGCGCGGCATCTGTACATGCAGCGGATTTCGTCATGGACACCAAAAATGCGCACTCTTTTATTCAGTTCAAAATGTCCCACCTGGGTTACAGCTGGGTGCTGGGCCGTTTCAACAAGTTTGACGGCGAATTTTCATACGATGAGGCAAACCCCTCTGCGGCGAAAGTATCCGTGAACATCGATCCCTCCAGTGTAGACACTAATCACGCCGAGCGTGACAAACACATTCGTAGCGAAGACTTCCTGCATGTAGACGAGTTTCCCTCCGCGAAGTTTGTAAGCAAGAAAGTGATTCCCGAAGGTGACGGAAAAGCAAAAATCGTTGGCGATCTGACTCTGCGTGGCGTTACCAAAGAAGTGGTATTGGACGCTAAGCATATCGCTGGCGGCAACGATCCTTGGGGCGGCTATCGCGAAGGTTTTGAGGGTACAACTACTTTTAAGCTGAAGGATTTTGGCATTCCCAAAAGCCTGGGACCGGCAGCGGAAGAAATCCAGCTTTACATGACAGTAGAAGGCATCCGCAAGTAAGACCTTGCCCTGATTATCCCGCTGCGGCCCCGTTTGGAGCCGTGGCGGGGGATAACTTCATCAACATTTAGTTTGGCAATGGGTCTCTTCGTTTACTTCTCTTTTCTCGCTCCATTGCACCAATTGTTGCAACACTTTCTCTCCCACCCGAATTTGCGGCTCCGACGGAGTAAATCCATCTCTTTTCTCCCAACGACTTACTAAGTCCCTGGCTTTGTCGAACGCGGCGACGAATGAAGGCGTTTGCGTCAGTGATTCGACCAGGAAGGCGCGTCCGAAATAGGTGTACTCAGCATCGTCGCTGCAGCCAAATGATGTTCTATCAGATCGAGCCGCTGTGATTACGAGCGTGTTTTCATTCTCAAGATGGGGGATGACTCCGCCCGAATAGCAGGCGGAAATGACGACGACTTTCCATTTGAACGGACTGGCGTTGAGTATTTCGCCAAGCTTTTCTGCTGGCACGTCATTCAACGGCAGGTTGCTGAGACTGCTGGCGATGCTGTGATCCTCTCCGCCGTGGCTGGTCATGAAGAGAAACAGAATATCCTCCTCTGGCTGGATTAAGGTCTCCATATGATTGAGCGCTGTCTCAAGGTTCGTCGCGGTGGCGAGAGGAGCCCCTTCCGGATTGTTGACGTCGTTGACCAGGATTAACTCTTGCTCTGAGCGTGTGTATTGTTGATTGAACAAACGTTTGGCGAAAGCGACCTCATTGGCGAAAACCTGCTGTTCGCCCCAGCCTGCGTAACCAATGAAAAACATGTCCTGCTCCCCGGGTTTGGAAGCCTGTAGTTTTTCCAGTTGCTTTTGCAGTAAAGGTCCCTGGCGACTCAGTATGCGTTCCGCGTTCAGGGCGGGCGCCTGGGGTTCTTGTGCGAGGTTTTGGCTGTAATCTGTGATCCAGAAATCATAAAAGTATAAGTAGTGCGCAGGCAGGAACGTGATGATCGTCAGCAGTAATGCAGCAGAGATTTGACGAAGAGGGAGGCCGACGGAGGATAAACTGATCGCGCGATAGGCGATGAGCAGCGTCCAGGCGATCAGGGCGTAATATGACCACCAGAACAGCTGAGGGTAGTCGGAATAATATGCGAGGGTGACTTCCTGCTCGAATACTGTATAGAGGACATATGGTGCAATGATCGAATTGAGAAACAGCGTGGGAATGCGATATTGCGAATAGGGATCGCCAACTATCTTGCTGGCGACAAAACTACCCGCCAGAACAGCGACCAACAGGAAGGTTTCGCTGAATAGCCCTTCCGCCTGAAATATGCGCGGGCTCTCTGTTGCGTATATCCCCATGAGAACGCTTACCAGAGCGCCAATGACGGCGACGAACCAAAAAGCGCCCGGGCTCAAACGGAACCGAATGGAGGTGGCGGGAAAGAAGAAGGCCAGGCGTAAACCCTGGACAAGATTATCAAGCATACTGAAGCGCCGTTTAATGAGTAGGGCTGTTGGCGGTCAGTATAACCTTAAGGGGAGGTAAGCTGAATCGGAGGGATGGGCGCATTCCCTGCGCCCGGCTATTCGTCAACGGCGCAGGGATTGCGCCGCAATAAAATTAGCCTACAGCGTTGTCAAACTGCTTTTGCACAGAGGCGGATGGCTCTTCCGTCGCTAGAGATACTGCGATAATCGCAACGGTAGCGAGGATGAAACCGGGGATGATTTCATACAGGTCGAACAGTCCTCCGCTCAGTTGCTTCCAGACCACAACAGTGATGCCGCCCACAAGAATGCCTGCGAGGGCGCCATTACGGTTCATGCGTTTCCAGAACAGGGCCAGGATCAATGCCGGTCCAAATGCTGCGCCGAATCCCGCCCATGCATAACTCACCATGCCCAGTACTTTGCTATCTGGGTTCAATGCAATCAATGCGGCGATGACGGCGATGACGACTACCGCCAGACGGCCAACGTTGACCAGTTCCTGCTGGCTTGCATCTTTACGGAACAATGCTTTGTAGAAGTCTTCAGCCAGTGCGGATGAGGAGACCAGCAACTGAGAGTCTGCTGTACTCATGACCGCCGCCAAGATCGCCGCCAACAGAATGCCGGCTACAATTGGATTGAACAGTGCATTGATCAACAGCATGAAAGCTTTTTCCGAGTCTTCCAGCGGATTTTCGAAGTAAGAAATCGCTGCAAAACCACAGGCGAGGGCTCCGATCAGCGTGAGAGCGGTCCAGGACACGGCAATGCGACGCGCCATGGGAATATCGTTTTCTGAGCGAATGGCTTTAAAACGAGCCAGGATATGGGGTTGACCGAAGTAGCCCAGGCCCCAGCCAAGCAGAGACAGAATGGCGATAATGCCCAGAGGTTCGCCTTTTACGCTGGTCCATACGTTCAGCATCTCGGGGTTTTTTGCCGCCATTGCTGCATTGGCTGCACTCCAGCCGCCATCAGCGTTAATAGCGATAACCGGTACGATGACCAGCGCCGCCGCCATCAACAGACCTTGGACCACATCGGTCCAGGAAACTGCGAGGAAACCGCCGAAAAGCGTATAGGACACAACAGCCAGCACGCCTGCGAATACCGCCCAGTTATAGTCCAGGCCAAACACAGTTGCGAACAGCTTACCGCCTGCAACCAAACCGGAGCTGGTGTAGAACAGGAAGAACAAGAGAATGAAGAAAGCGGAGATCACCCGCAGAAGGCGGCTGCTGTCTTCAAAGCGGTTTTCGAAAAACTCGGGAAGAGTCAGAGAATCGTTGGCCGCTTTACTGTAAACGCGCAGACGACGCGCAACGATAAGCCAGTTCAGCCAAGTGCCAGCTAACAGACCTATAGCGATCCAGGCGGCTTCATAGCCTGCGGCGTACGCATAGCCAGGCAAGCCTAACAGCAGCCAGCCGCTCATGTCGGATGCGCCGGCGCTTAACGCGGAAGGAAATGGGCCAAGGCTACGCCCACCTAAAATATAATCGGAGAGGTTCTTAGTGCGTAAGTATGACCAAACTCCAATACCCAGCATCCCTAACAGATATACTAAGAAAGTCATTCCCACAGCAAATTGATTTTCAATCATGCTAGGTTACTCCTGCTTGTTTTTTAATTGTTCTATGAAAGCGGGCGTACGCAGGACGCCCGCTATGAGTGCGGCGCTGAGCGGGGGTTAAATGTGCTCTACGCCCAGCGACAGCAGAGTTGCGTTACCGCCGACGGCTGTCGTGTTAATGGTGCGTGTCCGCTCATTGGCGAATCGCAGCAGATAGTGAGGACCGCCCGCTTTCGGGCCGGTGCCGGAAAGGCCGTGGCCGCCGAAAGGTTGAACGCCAACCACTGCGCCTATCTGGTTGCGGTTAATGTAGGTGTTGCCTACTTTTACCCGCTTCTCGATATAAGCGGCGGTAGTCTCATTCCGGCTATGAATGCCGAGCGTCAGTCCGAAACCGGTGTCGTTGATGCTGTCGATGACCTTGTCCAGGTCTTCAGCAGCATAGCGAACAATATGCAATATCGGGCCGAAATGTTCTTTGCTCAGCTCATTGATAGAGCCGATCTCAAACGCGCTTGGGGTGACAAAGAAGCCTTTGTTGTGATCGCCAGGCAGAATCGCTTCTGCGTTCCAACGAGAGTTGGCTTTCATTTCTTCGATGTGCTTCAGCAGTCCTGCCTGAGCTTCTGCATCGATAACCGGGCCTACGTCAGTGCTCAAGTGTTTCGGATGATCCACTTTAAGCTCTTTCAGTGCGCCGGATAACAGCTCGAGAATTCCGTCGGCGATGTCTTTCTGCACGAACAGCACCCGTAGTGCGGAACAACGCTGCCCAGCACTGGCGAAGGCGGATTGGACTACATCTTTGACCACCTGTTCAGGTAGGGCGGTGCTGTCCACGATCATGGCGTTCTGGCCGCCGGTTTCTGCGATCAAGGTGGCGATGGCGCCATCGCGAGCCGCCAAAGAGCGGTTGATAATATGGGCTGTTTGAGTGGAGCCGGTGAAAGCAACGCCGCATACTCGGTTGTCGCTCAGCAGCTGTGGGCCCAATTGGGCGCCGTCGCCCGGCAGGAACTGGATCGCCTCTTTGGCGACGCCGGCTTCCAGCATCATATCAATGGCGCGTGCAGCGATCAGGCTGGTTTGCTCCGCAGGCTTGGCGATTACGGCGTTGCCCGCCGCCAGAGCCGCGGTGACCTGACCAATGAATATCGCCAGCGGGAAGTTCCAGGGGCTGATGCAGACGAATACGCCTTTGCCTTCCAGGTACAACTCATTGGATTCGCCTGTCGGCCCAGGGAGCACATTGGGTTTGCTGAAGTGCTTGCGCGCCTGCTCTGCGTAATAGCGGCAGAAATCGACGGCTTCGCGCACCTCGTCGATGCTGTCCTGCAGTGTTTTACCTGCTTCGCGACAGCAAAGCGCCATCAGCTCCGGCATCCCGGCTTCCATCAGGTCAGCCAGCTTTTCCAGGCTTTGCGCGCGTTTTTCAACGGGAGTGTTGTTCCATTTTTCGAAACCGACGTAAGCGGCTGAGAGCGCATCGTCCACGTCATTGGATTGGCTCCAGTAGACTGTGCCTGCCGATTGGGACTGGTCGTAAGGGCTCAACACCGGATTGGGCGCGCTCAGTGTGCGGTGTTCTCCGTTGATAACGGGGCAGGCTTTCCACTGGTGCTGATCCCAGGCTCTCAGTTGTTTTTCTAACGGTGAATATTGATTTTCCACGAACAGGTTCACTCCCATAGAGTTAATACGGTTGCCGAATATCTGTGCAGGCAGCGGGATGCGATGGTTGGCCAGCGAAGAATAACGGGTCAACTCATGCACTGGGTGCTGCACCAGGCTGTCGATGGGCGTTTCTGCATCCACCAGACGGTGTACGAAAGAGGAGTTGGCTCCATTTTCCAGCAGACGACGAACTAAGTAAGGCAGTAAGTCTTTGTGGGCTCCGACTGGCGCATAAATACGCACAGTGCGTTTTTGCTTGGCCAGCAGGGCGTTGTACAGGGCGTCGCCCATGCCGTGAAGGCGCTGAAACTCGAAAGGACGATCGTTTTTCTCCGCCAGAGCCTGCACGGACGCGACAGTGTGCGCGTTGTGAGTGGCGAACTGCGGGTAGATATGGTTGCGCGCATACTCACTGAACAGGAATCGGGCGCAAGCCAGATAAGAAACGTCGGTGCTTTCTTTGCGAGTGTAAACAGGATAGCTGGGCAGACCGCGTTGCTGGCAAAGCTTGATTTCGCTATCCCAATACGCGCCTTTTACCAAGCGCACAGGGATGCGGTCGCCTTGCTCCGCCGCCAGCGCCGTGAGCCAGCACAGGACCGGAAGAGCGCGCTTTGAGTAAGCTTGCACAACCAGTCCAAACTCGCCCCAGCCGCGGCTGTCAGGTGAGCGGTATAGTTTTTCGAAAAGACGCAGAGACAGCTCCAGGCGATCCATTTCTTCCGCGTCGATGGTCAAACTGACATTGCGTTCGCGAGCGGCGCGGACCAGCAACAGGACCTTCTCGTACATTTCTGTGAGTACGCGGTCTTGATGGGCTTGCTCGTAACGGGGATGCAACGCGGATAATTTGATGGAAATGCTGGATGCGCCTGGGCGGGTGTCGTATTGATCGGCTCCGACTGTTTCAATCGCCTTTATGTACGACTGGAAGTAGCGCTCTGCGTCTTCCGCGGTAAGGGCGGCTTCGCCCAGCATGTCGAAAGAGTAGCTGTAGCCTTTATCACGGTATTTGCGGCCATTCTGCAACGCTTCACTGATATCGCGTCCCAAAACGAACTGCTTGCCCATGATTTTCATGGCTTGGTTCATGGCGCCGCGGATAACCGGCTCGCCGCACTTGTTGATCAGGCGCTTGAGAACGTTGGCGGGCGTTCCGTCAATATTGCGATCCAGCTTGACCACTTTGCCGGTCAGCAACAGTCCCCAGGTGGAAGCGTTGACGAGCGTCGATTCGCTCTTGCCCATGTGCTTGTCCCACTGCGCGGCGGACATCTTGTCGCGAATCAGTGCGTCTGCGGTGGCTTTGTCGGGAATGCGCATCAGCGCTTCCGCCAGACACATCAGCAACACGCCCTCCTGCGTATCCAGGCTGTATTCCTGCAGCAGGGCGTCAACCATGTGCACGGAGTCGTCCTGGGCGCGGACGTCTTCAATCAGCTTGGTGGCGCCTTGGGTGATGGCTCTCAACTCTTCGGTTCCGGGCGTCGCCAGAGCCATGAGTTCTTCCAGATAGGCCGCTTCGTCAACGGCGTAATTTTGGGTTATCGCCGTCCACAGCGAGTCCAGGCTAACAGCTTGGATGTCGGGCGAAAGTACGGATGAAGCTTTAAACATACGGAGTACTCCAGAACCGCGATAATTGGCGTTATTGTCTGTAAAGGTCCGGCTTTTGAAAGGAGCCGGCCCGGCCTGTTCCGTTGTCGTTTAATTTGTTCAAAAGAACGGCAACGGCCTGAGACGGGGCGAATGGACAGAATGTAATGTTTTGCTATCGTTCAGGTCTTACAAAAAACTGCATGGATTTTGCAAAAAACTGTGCTTTACAGAACTGCAATAATCAAAAATTGACCTGTCGCATTTACATCCTGTCGGATTGTTGACTGCGTTTTTGCACCTGTTTGGGGGTGAGTCCGTCATGCTTGCGCATGCAGTTGGTCAGAGCGCTTTGACTGGAAAATCCGCACTTTTGGCTGATTTCCGCAATAGACAAATTAGTCTCCAGCATCAAGCGCTTGGCGTAATCCAAGCGGGCCCGGATGACATATTGATGAGGCGTCTGATTTGTCGCCTGTTTGAAGAGCTCGTGGAAGTGGCGTTCACTGACGCAAATGCTGCCGGCGAGATCTGAAATGCAGATACGCTCATGCAGGTGCTTATAGATGAACTGGTCAATCCTGTGCATATCGAGCACGGGAGATTTCTGCCGTTTTACACTTGGAGAAAT
Coding sequences within:
- the putP gene encoding sodium/proline symporter PutP, whose amino-acid sequence is MIENQFAVGMTFLVYLLGMLGIGVWSYLRTKNLSDYILGGRSLGPFPSALSAGASDMSGWLLLGLPGYAYAAGYEAAWIAIGLLAGTWLNWLIVARRLRVYSKAANDSLTLPEFFENRFEDSSRLLRVISAFFILLFFLFYTSSGLVAGGKLFATVFGLDYNWAVFAGVLAVVSYTLFGGFLAVSWTDVVQGLLMAAALVIVPVIAINADGGWSAANAAMAAKNPEMLNVWTSVKGEPLGIIAILSLLGWGLGYFGQPHILARFKAIRSENDIPMARRIAVSWTALTLIGALACGFAAISYFENPLEDSEKAFMLLINALFNPIVAGILLAAILAAVMSTADSQLLVSSSALAEDFYKALFRKDASQQELVNVGRLAVVVIAVIAALIALNPDSKVLGMVSYAWAGFGAAFGPALILALFWKRMNRNGALAGILVGGITVVVWKQLSGGLFDLYEIIPGFILATVAIIAVSLATEEPSASVQKQFDNAVG
- a CDS encoding undecaprenyl-diphosphate phosphatase, which gives rise to MTWLEIVVLALIQGLTEFLPISSSAHLILPSEVWGWQDQGLAFDVAVHVGTLLAVMVYFRADIFNLLNGWIKQITGGGASQESRLAWAVILGTIPACVAGLLLDSWIEENLRSALVIALTTIGFGVLLGMADRKEGTRDIDQFTLKDALIIGVSQALALIPGTSRSGITMTSALFLGLNRDTAARFSFLLSIPLIAAAGLFKGLELADTGTSSQWSEIAGATLISAVSAYACIHLFLKFLQKIGFMPFVIYRMLLGAGLLVWLYVA
- a CDS encoding C13 family peptidase, whose translation is MLDNLVQGLRLAFFFPATSIRFRLSPGAFWFVAVIGALVSVLMGIYATESPRIFQAEGLFSETFLLVAVLAGSFVASKIVGDPYSQYRIPTLFLNSIIAPYVLYTVFEQEVTLAYYSDYPQLFWWSYYALIAWTLLIAYRAISLSSVGLPLRQISAALLLTIITFLPAHYLYFYDFWITDYSQNLAQEPQAPALNAERILSRQGPLLQKQLEKLQASKPGEQDMFFIGYAGWGEQQVFANEVAFAKRLFNQQYTRSEQELILVNDVNNPEGAPLATATNLETALNHMETLIQPEEDILFLFMTSHGGEDHSIASSLSNLPLNDVPAEKLGEILNASPFKWKVVVISACYSGGVIPHLENENTLVITAARSDRTSFGCSDDAEYTYFGRAFLVESLTQTPSFVAAFDKARDLVSRWEKRDGFTPSEPQIRVGEKVLQQLVQWSEKREVNEETHCQTKC
- a CDS encoding DMT family transporter, which codes for MSLLDLLLGLLANLAWGFNFIAGKEGAQHFQPLLFTALRFAILLALTAPWLKPAKGYMKPLLSVAFVLGVLHFSMMFLGLNAGGNIASVAIATQLYVPFSAILAAAILKESIGWIKGGAIVLALAGVFIIGFDPVVFNHLDALAWVVGAAASMAVATILMKQCPTLGVMRLQAWIALVATPSLLALSYIFEDGQWSLLVQSEWSDYWAPLYSAVAASIIGHGIVYRLLGRYSVSLVTPMMLLAPIFAMVFGVVWFGDVLTWKLSLGGALTLLGVVIINIPREQLRRVMHLLAGKRGASV
- a CDS encoding YceI family protein encodes the protein MKKSIVGAVLGVMLTGAASVHAADFVMDTKNAHSFIQFKMSHLGYSWVLGRFNKFDGEFSYDEANPSAAKVSVNIDPSSVDTNHAERDKHIRSEDFLHVDEFPSAKFVSKKVIPEGDGKAKIVGDLTLRGVTKEVVLDAKHIAGGNDPWGGYREGFEGTTTFKLKDFGIPKSLGPAAEEIQLYMTVEGIRK
- the putA gene encoding bifunctional proline dehydrogenase/L-glutamate gamma-semialdehyde dehydrogenase PutA, whose amino-acid sequence is MFKASSVLSPDIQAVSLDSLWTAITQNYAVDEAAYLEELMALATPGTEELRAITQGATKLIEDVRAQDDSVHMVDALLQEYSLDTQEGVLLMCLAEALMRIPDKATADALIRDKMSAAQWDKHMGKSESTLVNASTWGLLLTGKVVKLDRNIDGTPANVLKRLINKCGEPVIRGAMNQAMKIMGKQFVLGRDISEALQNGRKYRDKGYSYSFDMLGEAALTAEDAERYFQSYIKAIETVGADQYDTRPGASSISIKLSALHPRYEQAHQDRVLTEMYEKVLLLVRAARERNVSLTIDAEEMDRLELSLRLFEKLYRSPDSRGWGEFGLVVQAYSKRALPVLCWLTALAAEQGDRIPVRLVKGAYWDSEIKLCQQRGLPSYPVYTRKESTDVSYLACARFLFSEYARNHIYPQFATHNAHTVASVQALAEKNDRPFEFQRLHGMGDALYNALLAKQKRTVRIYAPVGAHKDLLPYLVRRLLENGANSSFVHRLVDAETPIDSLVQHPVHELTRYSSLANHRIPLPAQIFGNRINSMGVNLFVENQYSPLEKQLRAWDQHQWKACPVINGEHRTLSAPNPVLSPYDQSQSAGTVYWSQSNDVDDALSAAYVGFEKWNNTPVEKRAQSLEKLADLMEAGMPELMALCCREAGKTLQDSIDEVREAVDFCRYYAEQARKHFSKPNVLPGPTGESNELYLEGKGVFVCISPWNFPLAIFIGQVTAALAAGNAVIAKPAEQTSLIAARAIDMMLEAGVAKEAIQFLPGDGAQLGPQLLSDNRVCGVAFTGSTQTAHIINRSLAARDGAIATLIAETGGQNAMIVDSTALPEQVVKDVVQSAFASAGQRCSALRVLFVQKDIADGILELLSGALKELKVDHPKHLSTDVGPVIDAEAQAGLLKHIEEMKANSRWNAEAILPGDHNKGFFVTPSAFEIGSINELSKEHFGPILHIVRYAAEDLDKVIDSINDTGFGLTLGIHSRNETTAAYIEKRVKVGNTYINRNQIGAVVGVQPFGGHGLSGTGPKAGGPHYLLRFANERTRTINTTAVGGNATLLSLGVEHI
- a CDS encoding class I SAM-dependent methyltransferase; the encoded protein is MISYDDQVLVSYSNQRWEEAEAFSSQFGLRLVALEALPAKSDRAVYLLNFSDTRVELVNWREQAPGPVFVDFVEGALAYRREHGGGRGEMVAKSVGLKGEVKCLNVLDATAGLGRDAYVLAALGCHVVMYERNPLVHALLADGLRRALECADAASVVSRMTLHLGEAFNTFPDGIDVVYLDPMFPERRKSSAVKKEMQAFKDIVGADPDADELLAAALRQEVKRIVVKRPKGAPCLLGREPSFTVTGKSGRFDVYALRKLTGG
- a CDS encoding cytochrome b; the protein is MWKNTQQNYGLIAILLHWLVALVVFGLFGLGLYMTDLSYYDAWYQKAPFIHKSIGMLLLFVIVFRLVWRFINVRPEPEPSLSRIEKVASEWAHRLLYLLLIATMIAGYLISTADGRGIDVFGWFEIPALLPPVKGMEDIAGEVHEWLAWTLVGLAVLHALAAIKHHVIDKDKTLMRMFSPK